Proteins from a genomic interval of Terriglobia bacterium:
- a CDS encoding response regulator — MSTTPQPAPSPANHSINDTAVLLLAIMQMAAFEPLPSGSFRLISTPPEWLRDLLPGIESAQETDLVERFPLLEAFLPEAQEVWRATGGGRACSDIWTEAHPGGGETHLQAWAFNIAGRPILLIEAADILHRERQLVLQYAHETALQYDTITRLNREVQRAAQAKSDFLAMMSHEIRTPMNAILGMADVLAETSLGPDQRRYVDIFQRAASSLLDLLNDILDMSKIEAGQLTLETVPFELRDVVTRAVELVGIRAGAKGLKIESEIASDVAPWVSGDPVRTRQVLINLLGNSMKFTEQGQLTVRVERDPEGKGPASLRFAVSDTGIGIPEDKLPKIFESFSQADSSTTRKYGGTGLGLTICKRLVEAMGGRIWVESTVGVGSTFYFTAEFGHAAAPETPTATAAAVAAKPAEALRILVADDSEDNRSVMRAYLQHSPYELDFVEDGASALEKLQTGRYDLALMDVHMPRMDGYAVVRAFREYERAKNLPPLPVLALTADAFKEAVEKSLAAGFTMHLAKPIRKATLLEAITRHGQAHPEAAAPAKLDVVVDEELAAIVPKFLSNVRRNPPAIAAALARGDFGAIRSLGHNMKGTGGSFGLPQISEIGDQLERAAKEQNADSVRTVTAQLVQFLDSVDIRFK; from the coding sequence ATGTCGACGACTCCACAGCCGGCGCCGTCGCCGGCTAACCATTCCATCAACGATACTGCCGTCCTCCTGCTGGCGATCATGCAGATGGCCGCCTTTGAGCCTTTACCCAGCGGCTCATTCCGCTTGATCTCAACTCCACCCGAATGGCTGCGCGATCTCTTACCTGGAATCGAATCCGCTCAAGAAACTGATCTGGTCGAACGCTTTCCCCTGCTGGAAGCATTCCTTCCGGAGGCGCAAGAGGTTTGGCGCGCAACCGGCGGCGGACGGGCCTGCTCCGATATCTGGACGGAGGCGCACCCCGGCGGCGGCGAGACGCACCTGCAGGCTTGGGCCTTCAACATAGCCGGGCGGCCGATTCTGTTGATCGAGGCGGCCGACATCCTGCACCGCGAACGGCAGTTGGTTCTTCAGTACGCCCATGAAACCGCGCTGCAATACGACACCATCACGCGGCTCAATCGTGAAGTGCAGCGCGCCGCGCAGGCCAAAAGCGATTTCCTGGCCATGATGAGCCACGAAATCCGCACCCCCATGAACGCCATTCTGGGCATGGCCGATGTGCTGGCGGAAACTTCACTGGGGCCCGATCAGCGCCGCTACGTAGACATTTTCCAGCGAGCGGCCAGCAGCCTGCTCGATCTGCTGAACGATATTCTGGATATGTCGAAGATCGAGGCCGGCCAGTTGACACTTGAAACCGTTCCCTTCGAGCTGCGCGATGTGGTGACGCGAGCCGTGGAACTGGTGGGCATCCGGGCGGGGGCGAAGGGGCTGAAGATAGAATCCGAAATCGCTTCCGATGTGGCGCCCTGGGTGAGCGGTGATCCGGTGCGGACCCGGCAGGTGCTGATCAACCTGCTGGGGAATTCGATGAAGTTCACCGAACAGGGGCAACTGACGGTGCGGGTCGAGCGGGACCCGGAGGGCAAGGGTCCGGCCTCGCTGCGCTTCGCCGTGTCGGACACCGGGATCGGAATTCCCGAAGACAAGCTGCCAAAGATCTTCGAAAGCTTCTCCCAAGCGGATTCTTCCACCACACGCAAATACGGCGGCACGGGACTGGGATTGACCATTTGCAAGCGGCTGGTGGAGGCGATGGGCGGCAGGATTTGGGTGGAAAGCACGGTGGGAGTTGGCAGCACCTTTTATTTCACGGCTGAGTTCGGTCACGCGGCGGCCCCGGAGACGCCGACTGCAACGGCGGCTGCGGTTGCTGCGAAGCCGGCCGAAGCCTTGCGTATCCTGGTGGCCGATGATTCCGAGGACAACCGTTCGGTGATGCGCGCCTACCTGCAGCACTCGCCGTACGAGCTTGACTTCGTCGAGGACGGCGCTTCCGCCCTGGAAAAGCTCCAGACCGGCCGGTACGATCTGGCGCTGATGGATGTCCACATGCCGCGCATGGACGGATATGCCGTGGTGCGCGCCTTCCGGGAATACGAACGGGCCAAGAACCTGCCGCCGCTGCCGGTGCTGGCGTTGACCGCCGATGCCTTCAAAGAAGCGGTGGAGAAGAGCCTGGCGGCAGGATTTACCATGCACCTGGCCAAGCCGATCCGCAAGGCGACGCTGTTGGAAGCGATCACCCGGCACGGGCAGGCCCATCCTGAAGCCGCGGCCCCAGCGAAACTCGATGTCGTTGTGGATGAGGAGCTCGCGGCGATTGTGCCCAAGTTCCTCAGCAACGTCCGGCGGAATCCTCCCGCCATCGCGGCCGCGCTGGCCCGCGGCGACTTCGGCGCCATCCGTTCGCTGGGTCACAACATGAAAGGGACTGGCGGCTCCTTCGGTCTGCCGCAGATCAGCGAGATCGGTGACCAGTTGGAGCGGGCGGCCAAAGAGCAAAATGCCGACTCGGTCCGCACCGTCACCGCCCAGTTGGTGCAATTCCTCGATTCCGTCGACATCCGTTTCAAGTAA
- a CDS encoding GTP-binding protein: MIQKKICMVGAFGVGKTSLVARFVYTKFSEKYQTTVGVKIDKKVVQHPAGDINLILWDLAGEDALTTVRPAHLKGASGYILVMDGLRRNTLEVAIDLHGRVSEAVGAVPFVCVVNKADLRETWEIQQSDLDNLVSRGWTVVETSAKTGAAVEGVFQTLTDAMMQEHHVDDSTAGAVAG; the protein is encoded by the coding sequence GTGATCCAGAAAAAAATCTGCATGGTGGGAGCGTTTGGAGTGGGCAAGACCAGCCTGGTCGCCCGCTTCGTCTACACAAAATTTTCCGAGAAATACCAGACCACGGTGGGCGTGAAGATCGACAAGAAGGTAGTCCAACACCCCGCCGGCGACATTAACCTGATCCTCTGGGACCTGGCGGGAGAAGACGCGCTCACTACGGTGCGTCCGGCACACCTGAAGGGCGCCTCCGGTTACATTCTGGTGATGGATGGCTTGCGTCGGAACACGCTCGAGGTGGCGATCGATCTCCACGGGCGCGTCAGCGAAGCGGTGGGGGCTGTCCCCTTCGTATGCGTGGTCAACAAGGCCGATCTGCGGGAAACCTGGGAGATTCAGCAGAGCGATCTCGACAACCTGGTCTCTCGCGGGTGGACGGTGGTGGAAACCAGCGCGAAGACCGGCGCCGCTGTCGAAGGAGTTTTCCAGACGCTGACCGACGCGATGATGCAGGAGCACCATGTCGACGACTCCACAGCCGGCGCCGTCGCCGGCTAA
- a CDS encoding OmpA family protein, which yields MSTAPLRDLAPENEPNGGPTGEYTRLRELLVGPEQARLEELQRRLDDRQLRTEDLSQVVAEAIALRSRRDRTIQQTLNPLVEEAVRISVTRDPNILANALFPVIGEAVRKAVAHALRGLVESINQTLERSVSLEALKWRIEALRTGRPFAEIVLTRSLRYRVEQVFLIHRESGLLLQHVARSDQMVQDSDLVSGMLTAIQDFIRDSFAGAGGRDIETIELDEFNLWVQHGPSAILAAVVSGTPPPELRNVLARNLEQVHAEYGPLLASFNGDGSAFAAARPLLESCLLGRQAQKSAKQSKPFFIVSAAALLVAIALVTFFSARTRRRWDHLVERLRQEPGIILTSADRSWGTYELVGLRDPLSTDPEKIVRASGIDPAKVTSRWEPYVSLDAKFKVFRQFLAEKDALEQAVLRFPLNSAQLSAEQLAKLDDIEAHIVKLQQQGAAIGQKFVIELHGHTDPTGNEDKNDALSQRRADEVAKALASRGISKDMLRTVAMGSREPVRAAAAYLTELNRRVTFHVVIGNEAGR from the coding sequence ATGAGCACAGCGCCCTTACGGGACCTGGCGCCAGAGAACGAGCCCAACGGCGGTCCCACCGGCGAGTACACGCGGCTGCGGGAACTGCTGGTCGGCCCGGAACAGGCGCGCCTGGAAGAACTCCAGCGGCGGCTTGACGACCGCCAGTTGCGCACCGAAGACCTGAGCCAGGTGGTGGCGGAAGCCATCGCCTTGCGCTCCCGGCGGGACCGCACGATTCAGCAGACCCTGAATCCCCTGGTCGAAGAAGCCGTGCGCATCTCGGTCACCCGCGATCCCAACATCCTGGCCAATGCCCTCTTCCCGGTCATCGGCGAAGCGGTGCGCAAGGCCGTTGCCCATGCCCTGCGCGGCCTGGTGGAATCGATCAACCAGACGCTGGAACGCAGCGTGTCGCTGGAAGCCTTGAAATGGAGAATCGAGGCGCTGCGCACCGGGCGGCCGTTCGCCGAGATCGTGCTGACGCGCAGCTTGCGCTACCGGGTGGAACAAGTCTTCCTCATTCACCGCGAAAGCGGGCTGCTGCTGCAGCACGTGGCACGATCGGACCAGATGGTGCAGGACTCGGACCTGGTCTCCGGCATGTTGACCGCGATCCAGGACTTCATTCGTGACTCCTTCGCGGGCGCCGGCGGCCGGGATATCGAGACGATCGAACTGGACGAGTTCAATCTGTGGGTGCAGCACGGACCGTCGGCGATCCTGGCGGCGGTGGTCAGCGGCACGCCTCCTCCGGAATTGCGCAACGTGTTAGCGCGCAACCTGGAGCAGGTTCACGCGGAATATGGACCGTTGTTGGCTTCCTTCAACGGCGACGGAAGCGCGTTTGCCGCGGCGCGTCCGCTGCTTGAATCCTGCCTGCTCGGCCGCCAGGCGCAGAAGTCCGCGAAGCAGTCGAAACCGTTCTTCATTGTTTCCGCGGCCGCGCTGCTGGTGGCGATCGCGCTGGTGACCTTCTTCAGCGCGCGAACCCGCCGGCGCTGGGACCACCTGGTGGAGCGGCTGCGGCAGGAGCCCGGGATCATCCTGACCAGCGCCGACCGCTCCTGGGGCACCTACGAACTGGTCGGCCTGCGCGATCCGCTCTCCACCGACCCGGAGAAAATCGTTCGTGCTTCCGGCATTGATCCGGCCAAGGTGACTTCGCGCTGGGAACCCTACGTTTCACTCGATGCGAAGTTCAAAGTCTTCCGCCAATTTCTGGCGGAGAAGGACGCTCTCGAGCAGGCGGTCCTGCGGTTCCCGCTGAACTCGGCCCAGCTTTCGGCGGAACAGTTGGCGAAGCTCGATGACATTGAGGCGCACATCGTCAAGCTGCAACAGCAGGGGGCGGCGATCGGGCAGAAGTTTGTCATCGAGCTGCACGGCCATACCGATCCCACGGGAAACGAAGATAAGAACGACGCGCTCAGCCAGCGGCGCGCAGACGAGGTGGCAAAGGCGCTGGCCAGCCGCGGCATCAGCAAAGACATGCTGCGGACCGTCGCCATGGGCTCACGCGAGCCGGTGCGCGCCGCCGCAGCATACCTAACCGAACTGAACCGGCGTGTCACCTTCCACGTGGTCATCGGAAACGAGGCCGGCCGGTGA
- a CDS encoding histidine kinase — translation MNAWKQALAKVEVQMKWAVLFALVLALLTAVRDVAAMDEHQALVIWIWNVAAQLTLFLYWALVAPLVLHVMDWIRRSGRNTLSAVAIHLGLYCFLGSFFYGVVGLVNLKWWPMYGNTLTWKPFFTTKTFGVILLNSALKYYLPVLLGGALYAYYRGMREEELKASELKQQLSESQFRLLKMQLHPHFLFNALHSISALIYSDPPRADRIISQLSDLLRLSLETTEVVTVPLQEELQYVMKYLEIERIRFSDRLQTSFSIEPGTLAVDVPNLILQPLVENAIKHGTSKLSGGGCIAIKVYKQRGGLVIAVEDNGPGFARNGVPEGVGTSNVRERLQRLYAFRARLSMQNLQPHGARQELFIPVDDVGALFEARAVEYETTS, via the coding sequence ATGAACGCCTGGAAGCAGGCCCTCGCAAAAGTCGAAGTGCAGATGAAATGGGCCGTGCTATTCGCCCTGGTGCTGGCATTGCTGACGGCCGTCCGTGACGTCGCCGCCATGGACGAGCACCAGGCGCTCGTGATCTGGATCTGGAACGTGGCGGCGCAGCTCACCCTGTTTCTCTATTGGGCCCTGGTCGCGCCGCTGGTCCTGCATGTCATGGATTGGATACGCCGCTCCGGCCGCAACACGCTCTCGGCGGTTGCCATCCATCTTGGCCTGTACTGTTTCCTGGGCAGCTTTTTCTACGGCGTAGTCGGGCTGGTGAATCTCAAGTGGTGGCCCATGTACGGCAACACCTTGACGTGGAAGCCATTTTTTACCACCAAAACCTTCGGCGTCATTTTGTTGAATAGCGCGCTCAAGTATTACCTGCCGGTGCTGCTGGGCGGCGCCTTGTACGCCTATTACCGCGGCATGCGCGAAGAGGAACTCAAAGCTTCCGAATTGAAGCAGCAATTGTCGGAGTCGCAGTTTCGCCTGCTGAAAATGCAGTTGCATCCCCATTTCCTGTTCAACGCGCTGCACTCCATCTCCGCCCTCATCTACAGCGATCCGCCCCGGGCGGACCGCATCATCTCCCAACTCAGCGATCTACTGCGCCTCTCGCTTGAAACCACCGAGGTGGTGACGGTGCCGCTGCAGGAGGAGCTGCAGTACGTCATGAAGTACCTCGAAATCGAGCGCATTCGCTTTTCCGACCGGCTGCAAACCAGCTTCTCCATCGAGCCCGGCACGCTCGCCGTTGACGTTCCCAATCTCATCCTCCAGCCGCTGGTGGAGAACGCCATCAAGCACGGCACATCCAAGCTCTCCGGTGGCGGCTGCATTGCGATCAAGGTTTACAAGCAACGCGGTGGCCTGGTGATCGCGGTGGAGGACAACGGTCCCGGCTTCGCCAGGAATGGCGTTCCCGAGGGCGTGGGCACGAGCAACGTCCGCGAGCGACTGCAGCGTTTGTACGCCTTCCGCGCGCGCCTCAGCATGCAAAACCTGCAACCGCACGGCGCGCGGCAGGAGCTGTTCATTCCGGTTGACGACGTGGGCGCGCTCTTCGAAGCGCGTGCGGTGGAGTACGAAACCACGTCATGA
- a CDS encoding LytTR family transcriptional regulator DNA-binding domain-containing protein, with protein MFDPGPLTPRRRSKMRAVISDYDLSRRGLLRRMVESDPAYDVVAETGSGDECAGVLARELPELAICSTACAPALAGMQPALPVMITIAGGPVASERVVCDVAVPLREAEMAEALALAASRILQIKVEDLSTLLGAYLAHGENAGSPVKQIDVADQNGEPRSLSTDDLLWIKAAGNYVQLYTTAGIFEMRETISNLAARLKPSGFRRIHRCVVVNNRAIRERNLQDGRLTSVVLDDGTHLLVGPNFRQHPPLEGEELGA; from the coding sequence ATGTTCGACCCCGGGCCACTGACTCCGCGACGCCGCTCGAAGATGCGCGCGGTGATCTCCGATTACGACCTTTCACGCCGCGGGCTGTTGCGGCGAATGGTCGAAAGCGACCCGGCCTACGATGTCGTCGCTGAAACCGGAAGCGGCGACGAATGTGCCGGCGTGCTCGCGCGCGAGTTGCCGGAACTGGCGATTTGCAGCACCGCCTGCGCGCCGGCGCTTGCCGGGATGCAGCCGGCGCTCCCGGTGATGATCACCATCGCCGGCGGCCCGGTGGCGTCAGAACGCGTGGTGTGCGACGTAGCCGTGCCGCTGCGCGAGGCGGAGATGGCCGAGGCACTGGCGCTGGCGGCGTCACGCATTTTGCAGATCAAGGTGGAGGACCTGTCCACCCTGCTCGGCGCTTACCTGGCGCACGGGGAAAATGCCGGCTCGCCGGTGAAACAGATTGATGTCGCCGACCAAAACGGGGAGCCGCGTTCGCTCAGCACCGACGACCTCCTCTGGATCAAGGCCGCGGGCAACTATGTCCAGCTCTACACCACGGCGGGCATCTTTGAAATGCGGGAGACGATCAGCAACCTCGCCGCCCGGCTGAAGCCATCGGGTTTCCGGCGCATCCACCGCTGCGTGGTGGTGAACAACCGGGCGATCCGGGAGCGCAACCTGCAGGATGGAAGGTTGACCTCGGTGGTGCTCGACGACGGCACGCACCTGCTGGTCGGCCCGAACTTCCGCCAGCATCCGCCGCTTGAGGGGGAAGAACTCGGCGCCTGA
- a CDS encoding response regulator, producing MRVRFWGTRGSIATPGPGTNRFGGNTSCVEVTTNSGQRFILDCGTGARLLGMDLMARAPKPIRATMLLGHTHWDHIQGFPFFAPLFIPQNEFTICAPTGVGQSLASVLSGQMEFTYFPVALDQLPAAIEYKDLTEGTYDFDGVRVVTQFLNHPATSLGYRIEADGAVLVYACDHEPFATTLWREGARPGVIESIVHSGDRRHALFMRHADLLIHDAQYLPQEYAAKKNWGHSTYEYVVELAAAADVRQVALTHHDPTHDDVFLDSLEASAQRLARQRNFSLHVLCAYEGSEFEVRAPQTTRSRSLAVANAGVSSPDRLCVLVVDDDPNLRMLVDSALRHDGYTVLEAEDGEQGLERVQADRPDLILLDVNMPKMDGLAVLQQLRSNVATRNIPVLMLTAQAGGTTTQAAFDAGATDYLAKPFTVPQLTTRVRACLDRWRGTPAGMQDSSR from the coding sequence ATGCGCGTGCGCTTCTGGGGAACCCGTGGATCGATCGCTACACCGGGCCCGGGCACAAACCGGTTCGGCGGAAACACCTCCTGCGTGGAGGTCACCACCAATTCGGGCCAGCGCTTTATCCTGGACTGCGGCACCGGAGCGCGTCTGCTCGGGATGGACCTGATGGCGCGAGCCCCCAAGCCAATCCGGGCGACCATGCTGCTGGGGCATACACATTGGGACCACATCCAGGGCTTTCCTTTCTTTGCTCCGTTGTTCATCCCGCAGAATGAATTCACCATCTGCGCCCCCACCGGCGTCGGACAAAGCCTGGCCAGCGTTTTGTCCGGACAGATGGAATTCACCTATTTCCCGGTTGCGCTGGACCAGTTGCCGGCGGCGATTGAATACAAAGATCTGACGGAAGGCACCTACGATTTCGATGGCGTGCGAGTGGTGACGCAATTTCTCAATCATCCCGCCACCAGCCTGGGTTACCGCATCGAAGCCGACGGCGCGGTGCTGGTGTATGCCTGCGATCACGAGCCCTTCGCGACCACGCTATGGCGGGAAGGAGCGCGGCCTGGGGTCATCGAATCCATCGTGCACAGTGGGGACCGCCGCCATGCCCTGTTCATGCGGCACGCCGACCTGCTCATCCACGACGCGCAGTACCTGCCGCAGGAATACGCGGCCAAGAAAAACTGGGGACACAGCACGTATGAGTATGTGGTGGAACTGGCCGCCGCGGCTGACGTTCGCCAGGTGGCGCTGACGCATCATGATCCGACCCACGACGACGTGTTCCTGGACAGCCTGGAAGCCTCCGCACAGAGGTTGGCGCGCCAGCGGAATTTCTCCCTGCACGTCTTGTGCGCTTATGAAGGAAGTGAATTCGAGGTCAGGGCGCCGCAGACCACCCGCTCACGTTCGCTGGCGGTGGCGAACGCGGGCGTCAGCTCTCCGGATCGCTTATGCGTTCTGGTGGTGGACGACGATCCCAACCTGCGCATGCTGGTGGATTCAGCGCTGCGGCACGATGGCTATACCGTGCTGGAAGCCGAGGATGGAGAGCAGGGTCTGGAGCGCGTGCAAGCCGATCGTCCCGATCTGATTTTGCTGGATGTGAACATGCCGAAGATGGACGGGCTGGCCGTCCTGCAGCAGCTTCGCAGCAACGTTGCGACCCGGAACATTCCCGTGCTCATGCTGACTGCTCAGGCGGGCGGGACCACTACTCAGGCAGCCTTCGATGCCGGCGCGACCGACTACCTGGCCAAGCCGTTCACCGTCCCACAATTGACGACCCGGGTGCGCGCCTGTCTGGATCGTTGGCGAGGGACGCCAGCCGGGATGCAGGACTCGTCAAGGTGA
- a CDS encoding response regulator encodes MATGPPAPRKQLLVVDDDPMVHDFVGHALRSLPVEIVSCETAGEGLRQIAERSFDLILLDLGLPDINGLEVLARLRQMGGAFRVIVITADDTPESLLRAIRQNTYDYLRKPFTAPELAELVTRALSAKTDPAIEVVSAKREWVELSIPCTRDSAERIEHFVRQLDADLGLELMEPVAQAFRELLMNAVEWGGGLDPSRRVRLACLRTPRMLFYRIADPGPGFRFEGLTHAAVSNPAGALASDAVREAKGIRPGGLGLAMVQALADEMLYNEAQNEVVLVKYLA; translated from the coding sequence ATGGCGACCGGCCCTCCCGCGCCGCGAAAACAACTGCTGGTGGTAGACGACGATCCCATGGTCCACGATTTTGTCGGCCATGCGCTTCGCTCGCTGCCCGTGGAGATCGTCTCCTGTGAGACGGCGGGCGAGGGTTTGCGGCAGATCGCAGAGCGCTCCTTCGACCTGATCCTGCTGGACCTGGGCTTGCCGGATATCAATGGTCTGGAGGTCCTGGCCAGGCTGCGCCAGATGGGCGGCGCTTTTCGCGTGATCGTGATCACCGCCGACGACACGCCGGAAAGCCTGCTGCGCGCCATCCGGCAGAATACTTACGACTACCTCCGCAAGCCGTTTACCGCGCCAGAACTGGCGGAGTTGGTCACGCGCGCGCTGAGCGCCAAAACCGATCCCGCCATTGAAGTCGTATCGGCAAAACGGGAGTGGGTGGAGTTATCCATTCCTTGCACGCGCGACTCCGCCGAACGGATCGAACACTTCGTCCGCCAGCTCGATGCCGACCTCGGCTTGGAACTCATGGAGCCGGTGGCGCAGGCCTTTCGCGAGCTCCTGATGAATGCCGTGGAGTGGGGAGGTGGTCTGGATCCGTCGCGCCGCGTCCGCCTCGCCTGCCTTCGTACGCCACGCATGCTGTTTTACCGCATCGCCGATCCCGGCCCCGGCTTCCGTTTCGAAGGACTGACCCACGCCGCGGTGTCGAATCCCGCGGGCGCGCTGGCATCGGATGCGGTCCGCGAGGCAAAGGGGATTCGTCCGGGCGGCCTGGGCTTGGCGATGGTGCAGGCCCTGGCCGATGAGATGCTGTACAACGAGGCGCAGAACGAAGTTGTGCTGGTGAAATACCTCGCTTGA
- the ppk1 gene encoding polyphosphate kinase 1 — translation MSSKSLSIRKAQEVRETAGKIVPIQSPVLDHPALYINRELSLLAFQKRVLEEAVDPSNPLLERVRFLSIVGSNLDEFFMVRVAGLIRQMDAGSAEVGPDGMTAREQLDAIRADVAKVVASAQRCLHRQLLPALEQEGIHFLGYADLNGRQRLITDKYFSDVVFPVLTPLAFDPGRPFPHISNLSVNLAVVIRDSQGQEHFARVKVPDSLPQIIAVDRVARKKAPLKSQAFIWLEDLIASNLQALFPGMEIVESHAFHVTRDADLEIQELEAGDLLETTEESLRQRRFGDVVRLQVGVGTPPHILKILISNLEVDRKNVYRLKGRLSTSRLKHLADVDRPDLKWPNFVSRVPPPLENQSEDEDIFAAIRRRDILLHHPFDSFTPVLDLLTKGAHDPAALAIKITLYRVGRNSPVVRQLLEAIEEETQVAALVELKARFDEESNIEWARALENQGGHVVYGLPGLKVHAKAALIVRHEGDQIRRYVHLGTGNYNPTTAHLYTDVGLLTSDEDIGADVTDLFNYLTGYSAKTDYRKLLVAPINMRTRLEELIRREMHHQTVTGNGRIILKLNSLTDAKMIRLLYEASQAGVKIDLLVRGMCCLRPGFPGVADNIRVISIVGRFLEHSRIFYFRNAGDEVVYLGSADLMSRNLNRRVEILFPIEDHRLVRHLRDRVLEVYLQDNVKAREMQADGTYPRRTPARGESPVNAQEELLKRRSGSNGLR, via the coding sequence ATGTCATCCAAGAGTCTGTCCATTCGCAAGGCGCAGGAGGTCCGCGAGACCGCCGGCAAGATCGTGCCGATTCAATCCCCGGTTCTGGACCATCCGGCTCTCTACATCAATCGCGAACTCAGCCTGCTGGCCTTCCAAAAGCGCGTTCTGGAAGAAGCGGTTGACCCCTCCAATCCGTTGCTGGAACGGGTGCGTTTTCTCTCCATTGTTGGATCCAACCTCGACGAGTTCTTCATGGTGCGGGTGGCCGGATTGATCCGGCAAATGGATGCCGGCTCGGCGGAAGTCGGCCCCGATGGGATGACGGCCCGCGAACAGCTCGACGCGATTCGCGCCGACGTCGCCAAAGTGGTCGCCAGCGCGCAGCGCTGCTTGCATCGGCAGTTGCTTCCGGCGCTCGAACAGGAAGGAATTCATTTCCTGGGGTACGCCGACCTGAATGGCCGGCAGCGTTTGATTACCGACAAGTATTTCTCCGACGTGGTATTCCCGGTCCTGACGCCTCTCGCCTTCGATCCGGGACGGCCGTTTCCCCACATCTCGAATCTCAGCGTCAACCTTGCCGTCGTCATTCGCGACAGCCAAGGGCAGGAACACTTCGCGCGCGTCAAGGTGCCCGACAGCCTGCCGCAAATCATTGCCGTCGACCGGGTGGCGCGCAAGAAAGCGCCGCTCAAATCGCAGGCGTTCATCTGGCTTGAGGACCTGATTGCTTCCAACCTTCAGGCCCTTTTCCCGGGGATGGAAATCGTGGAATCCCACGCGTTTCACGTGACCCGCGATGCTGACCTCGAGATTCAGGAACTGGAGGCCGGCGATTTACTGGAAACCACCGAAGAAAGCCTGCGCCAGCGCCGGTTTGGCGACGTGGTCCGGCTGCAGGTCGGCGTCGGTACCCCGCCGCACATCCTCAAGATTCTGATCAGCAATCTGGAAGTGGACCGCAAGAATGTCTACCGCCTGAAAGGCCGCCTGTCGACCTCGCGGCTCAAGCATCTGGCCGACGTCGACCGCCCCGACCTCAAGTGGCCCAATTTTGTCAGCCGGGTTCCTCCGCCGCTGGAAAACCAAAGCGAAGACGAGGATATTTTTGCGGCGATACGGCGCCGCGACATCCTGCTGCACCATCCCTTTGATTCCTTCACTCCCGTTCTCGATCTCCTGACCAAAGGTGCGCACGACCCGGCTGCCTTGGCCATCAAGATCACGCTGTACCGCGTGGGGCGGAACTCTCCGGTGGTGAGACAGTTGCTGGAGGCCATCGAGGAAGAAACCCAAGTCGCGGCGCTGGTCGAACTCAAAGCCCGCTTCGACGAAGAGAGCAACATCGAATGGGCACGAGCGCTGGAAAATCAAGGCGGTCACGTGGTGTATGGCTTGCCCGGGTTGAAGGTCCACGCCAAAGCCGCGTTGATCGTGCGTCACGAGGGTGACCAGATACGGCGCTACGTCCACCTGGGAACGGGCAATTACAACCCCACCACGGCACACCTCTATACCGACGTGGGGCTGTTGACGTCGGATGAGGACATTGGAGCGGACGTCACTGACCTGTTTAACTACCTTACCGGCTATTCGGCCAAAACGGATTATCGCAAGCTCCTAGTGGCGCCCATCAACATGCGCACTCGATTGGAAGAGCTGATCCGGAGGGAGATGCATCACCAGACGGTCACTGGCAATGGCCGCATCATTCTGAAACTGAATTCTCTGACCGACGCCAAGATGATTCGCCTGTTGTACGAAGCATCGCAGGCGGGCGTGAAGATCGATCTGCTGGTACGGGGGATGTGCTGTCTCCGGCCCGGTTTTCCGGGCGTGGCCGACAACATTCGAGTCATCAGCATCGTCGGCCGTTTCCTCGAGCACAGCCGGATCTTTTACTTTCGCAACGCCGGTGATGAGGTTGTTTATCTCGGCAGCGCGGACTTGATGTCGCGCAACCTCAATCGCAGGGTCGAAATCCTGTTCCCGATCGAGGATCACAGGCTGGTCCGCCATCTGCGCGACCGCGTGCTCGAGGTTTATCTCCAGGATAATGTGAAGGCGCGCGAGATGCAGGCGGACGGAACCTACCCGCGCCGAACTCCTGCCCGTGGCGAATCCCCGGTCAATGCGCAAGAAGAACTGCTGAAGCGCCGCTCAGGCTCGAACGGACTGCGGTGA